Proteins encoded together in one uncultured Desulfosarcina sp. window:
- the tssB gene encoding type VI secretion system contractile sheath small subunit, translating into MAESLQHTLDRVRSPRVQITYDVEIGDAIEMKEIPFVVGVLADLSGKPDEPLPKVKDRKFVEIDRDNFNQVLAGMKPRLAYRVDNKLTDDDSKMAVELRFKSLDDFHPERVAEQVTPVRKLVEARKRLSDLLAKLDGNDKLDELLQDVLANTDSIEKLGKEAGVEKESE; encoded by the coding sequence ATGGCCGAAAGCTTGCAGCACACATTGGACCGGGTCCGGTCTCCACGTGTCCAGATTACCTACGACGTCGAAATCGGTGACGCCATCGAGATGAAGGAGATCCCTTTTGTGGTCGGCGTGTTGGCCGACTTGTCCGGAAAGCCCGACGAACCGCTGCCCAAGGTCAAGGACAGAAAATTCGTCGAAATCGACCGCGACAACTTCAACCAGGTCCTGGCCGGCATGAAACCGAGGCTGGCCTACCGGGTCGACAACAAGCTGACCGACGACGACTCCAAGATGGCCGTGGAACTGCGCTTCAAATCCCTGGACGACTTTCATCCCGAACGGGTGGCCGAGCAGGTGACACCCGTCCGTAAACTGGTGGAGGCCCGCAAACGGCTGTCGGACCTGTTGGCCAAACTGGACGGCAACGACAAACTGGATGAACTGTTGCAGGATGTCCTTGCCAATACCGACTCCATCGAGAAACTTGGCAAGGAAGCCGGCGTAGAAAAAGAGAGTGAGTAA
- the tssC gene encoding type VI secretion system contractile sheath large subunit: MADQEQQAQPEGAQEVQEEKGLLDQIIDEGRLAREESQKGHAKNLISEFIGQVMEGTMTISKDTEAMINARIAQIDKLISDQLNEVMHAEEFQKLEGSWRGLNYLVSKSETGERMKIRVMNVNKKDLLKDMEKASEFDQSAMFKKIYEEEFGMFGGASYGALIGDYEFGNHPQDMALLEKMSQVAAAAHAPFISAAGSSLFNLDSFTELGNPRDLSKIFQSAEYAKWRSFRDSEDSRYVALCVPHILMRQPYGKANIPVESFDFEEKVDGTDHSKYLWGNAAYALGSRMTDAFAKYGWCAAIRGVEGGGLVEGLPVHTFKTDEGDVALKCPTEIAITDRREKELADLGFVPLVHCKGTDFAAFFSTQSANKPKVYDSDDANANARLSSQIQYIMATSRFAHYLKSMMRDKVGSFMTRGDAQEFLNRWISNYTLGDPNAGQEMKAKYPLSEARVDVTEIPGKTGAYRAVAFLKPHYQLDELSVSLRLVADLPPPAGG; encoded by the coding sequence ATGGCAGATCAAGAACAACAGGCCCAGCCGGAAGGGGCCCAGGAAGTGCAGGAAGAGAAAGGCCTGCTCGATCAGATTATCGACGAGGGACGCCTGGCCCGAGAAGAGAGCCAGAAGGGCCATGCCAAAAATCTGATCAGCGAATTCATCGGCCAGGTCATGGAGGGCACCATGACCATCTCCAAGGATACGGAGGCCATGATCAACGCCCGTATCGCCCAGATCGACAAGCTGATTTCCGATCAACTCAACGAAGTGATGCACGCCGAGGAGTTCCAGAAACTGGAGGGCTCCTGGCGCGGATTGAACTATCTGGTGAGCAAGAGCGAAACCGGCGAGCGAATGAAGATCCGGGTGATGAACGTCAATAAAAAGGATCTTCTCAAGGATATGGAGAAGGCCAGCGAGTTCGACCAGTCGGCCATGTTCAAGAAAATTTACGAAGAGGAATTCGGCATGTTCGGCGGCGCCTCCTATGGGGCCCTGATCGGCGACTACGAATTCGGCAACCACCCTCAAGATATGGCCCTGCTGGAGAAAATGTCCCAGGTGGCGGCCGCGGCCCATGCTCCGTTTATTTCCGCGGCCGGGTCCAGCCTGTTCAACCTGGACAGCTTCACCGAACTGGGCAACCCTCGCGACCTGTCCAAGATTTTCCAGAGTGCGGAATACGCCAAATGGCGTTCGTTCAGAGATTCGGAAGATTCCCGCTACGTGGCCCTGTGCGTGCCCCATATCCTGATGCGCCAGCCTTACGGCAAGGCCAATATCCCGGTGGAGTCCTTCGATTTCGAAGAGAAGGTCGACGGCACCGATCACAGTAAATACCTGTGGGGCAACGCCGCATATGCCCTGGGTTCACGCATGACCGATGCGTTTGCCAAATACGGCTGGTGTGCGGCCATCCGCGGCGTCGAAGGCGGCGGACTGGTAGAGGGGCTGCCCGTTCACACCTTCAAGACCGACGAGGGCGATGTGGCGCTCAAATGTCCCACGGAAATCGCCATCACTGACCGGCGAGAGAAAGAACTTGCCGATCTGGGCTTCGTACCCCTGGTCCACTGCAAGGGCACCGATTTTGCCGCCTTTTTCAGCACCCAGTCGGCCAACAAACCCAAGGTGTACGATTCGGATGACGCCAACGCCAACGCAAGACTTTCTTCACAGATTCAATACATCATGGCCACTTCGCGTTTTGCCCACTATCTGAAATCCATGATGCGCGACAAGGTCGGCAGTTTCATGACTCGCGGCGACGCCCAGGAATTTCTCAATCGCTGGATCAGCAACTACACCCTGGGCGACCCCAATGCCGGCCAGGAGATGAAGGCAAAATACCCCTTGAGTGAAGCTCGCGTGGATGTGACCGAAATACCTGGGAAAACCGGCGCTTACAGAGCTGTGGCCTTTTTGAAGCCTCATTATCAGTTGGATGAACTCAGTGTTTCCCTGCGCCTGGTAGCCGATCTGCCGCCGCCGGCCGGCGGATAA
- the tssH gene encoding type VI secretion system ATPase TssH has protein sequence MAVSNLKSLIAKLNETCRSALESAAGLCLSQTHYDVEIEHFLIKLLELSDTDILKILKHFEINDAHLVADLTRAIEKFKTGNARTPALSPSIPQMIKEAWMFASVEYQTPTIRSGQILLALLDSDKFARMLLAESDTLKKISVETLKESLMDLTAGSIEDAGIAAGAAKGAAAAGRPAGPAGTKALDQYTINLTDRAKKGEIDPVLGRDFEIRQMVDILIRRRQNNPILTGEAGVGKTAVVEGFALRIAEGDVPPILQNVALHTLDLGLLQAGAGVKGEFENRLKGVINEVKASPVPIILFIDEAHTLIGAGGQAGAGDAANLLKPALARGELRTIAATTWAEYKKYFEKDAAMARRFQVVKIEEPDEEKAMVMMRAIGPFLEKHHNVMITDEALADTVHLSSRYISGRQLPDKAVSVLDTACARVAIGLTTSPPAVEQAQRRIGDIDREVKILEREAAIGRDHAERMAELAAQREATQAEMAKLTEKWQSEMEVAGQVRELYQEIHALMEKGEEAKDEIAAKQEQLKELEAELEKRQGDEPLVQIAVDGETVSQVVSGWTGIPTGRMLTDEIATVLNLAERLKERIIGQDHGLEAIEQVIQTAHAGIEDPSKPTGVFMLVGPSGVGKTETALALSELLYGGEQSMISINMSEYQEAHTVSSLKGSPPGYVGYGEGGVLTEAVRRKPYSVVLLDEVEKAHPDVMELFFQVFDKGIMEDGEGRRIDFKNCLIILTSNLGTDLIMNLCADEETMPDPAGMGEMVKPELLKHFKPAFLGRMKIVPYFPITDENMKLIVRLKLNRIVKRMKENREVEFVYEDAVVDAIAGRCTDVDSGARNADNIMTNTLLPEMSRELLSRQADGEQISRVSVTMDGEGFAYEIL, from the coding sequence ATGGCCGTATCCAACCTCAAGTCCCTGATCGCCAAACTGAACGAGACCTGCCGCAGCGCTTTGGAATCCGCCGCCGGGCTCTGCCTTTCCCAGACCCACTATGATGTGGAAATCGAACATTTCCTGATCAAACTGCTGGAGCTGTCCGATACGGATATTCTGAAAATACTCAAACATTTCGAAATCAACGATGCCCACCTGGTTGCCGATCTGACCCGGGCCATCGAGAAGTTCAAGACCGGTAATGCCCGCACGCCTGCCCTTTCACCCTCTATTCCACAGATGATTAAGGAGGCCTGGATGTTTGCCTCCGTAGAGTACCAGACTCCCACCATCCGGTCCGGCCAGATCCTGCTGGCCCTGCTGGACAGCGATAAGTTTGCCCGTATGCTGCTGGCCGAGTCCGATACGCTGAAAAAGATTTCCGTGGAGACCCTCAAGGAAAGCCTCATGGACCTGACGGCCGGATCCATCGAAGATGCGGGGATCGCTGCGGGTGCGGCCAAGGGCGCCGCGGCAGCCGGCCGTCCCGCCGGACCTGCCGGAACCAAGGCCCTGGACCAGTACACGATCAATCTCACCGATCGGGCCAAAAAAGGCGAGATCGATCCGGTGCTGGGCCGTGATTTCGAGATCCGCCAGATGGTGGATATTCTCATCCGGCGCCGCCAGAACAACCCGATTCTCACCGGCGAAGCCGGCGTCGGCAAAACGGCCGTGGTCGAGGGCTTTGCCCTGCGCATCGCCGAAGGGGACGTGCCGCCCATTTTGCAGAACGTGGCCCTGCACACGCTGGACTTGGGGCTGCTGCAAGCCGGGGCAGGGGTCAAGGGAGAATTCGAAAACCGCCTGAAAGGGGTCATCAACGAAGTCAAGGCCTCGCCGGTTCCCATCATCCTGTTCATCGACGAAGCCCATACGCTCATCGGCGCCGGCGGCCAGGCCGGGGCAGGGGACGCGGCCAACCTGCTCAAACCGGCGCTGGCCCGAGGGGAACTGCGCACCATCGCGGCCACCACCTGGGCCGAGTACAAGAAATATTTCGAGAAGGACGCGGCCATGGCCCGGCGCTTCCAGGTGGTGAAGATCGAGGAACCGGACGAGGAAAAGGCCATGGTGATGATGCGGGCCATCGGACCGTTCCTGGAGAAACATCACAACGTGATGATCACCGACGAAGCCCTGGCGGACACGGTGCACCTTTCCAGCCGCTACATTTCCGGCCGACAGCTGCCGGATAAGGCGGTGAGCGTGCTCGACACGGCCTGCGCCCGGGTGGCCATCGGATTGACCACCAGCCCCCCGGCCGTGGAGCAGGCCCAGCGGCGCATCGGCGACATCGACCGTGAAGTCAAAATTCTCGAGCGTGAAGCGGCCATCGGCAGGGACCATGCGGAACGCATGGCGGAACTTGCGGCCCAGAGAGAAGCCACCCAAGCCGAAATGGCCAAATTGACAGAGAAGTGGCAGAGCGAAATGGAGGTGGCCGGCCAGGTCCGGGAGCTGTATCAGGAAATCCATGCCCTGATGGAAAAAGGCGAGGAAGCCAAAGACGAAATTGCCGCCAAGCAGGAACAGCTCAAGGAACTGGAGGCCGAACTGGAAAAGCGCCAGGGAGATGAACCGCTGGTCCAGATCGCTGTGGACGGCGAAACCGTATCCCAGGTGGTGTCCGGTTGGACCGGCATTCCCACGGGACGCATGCTCACCGACGAGATCGCGACGGTACTCAACCTTGCCGAACGTCTCAAGGAGCGCATCATCGGCCAGGACCACGGATTGGAGGCCATCGAACAGGTGATCCAGACGGCCCATGCCGGCATCGAGGACCCCTCCAAGCCCACGGGCGTGTTCATGCTGGTAGGTCCCTCCGGCGTCGGCAAGACCGAGACGGCCCTGGCATTGTCCGAATTGCTTTACGGCGGGGAGCAGAGCATGATCAGCATCAACATGAGCGAATACCAGGAGGCCCACACCGTATCCAGCCTCAAGGGATCGCCTCCCGGATACGTGGGCTACGGCGAGGGCGGCGTGCTCACCGAGGCGGTGCGCCGCAAGCCCTACAGCGTGGTTTTGCTGGACGAGGTCGAAAAGGCCCATCCCGACGTCATGGAGCTGTTCTTCCAGGTTTTCGACAAGGGCATCATGGAAGACGGGGAGGGGCGCCGCATCGATTTCAAGAACTGCCTGATCATCCTGACTTCCAACCTGGGCACCGACCTGATCATGAATCTGTGCGCCGATGAAGAGACCATGCCCGATCCGGCCGGCATGGGCGAAATGGTCAAGCCGGAACTGCTCAAACACTTCAAGCCGGCTTTTCTGGGGCGCATGAAAATCGTACCCTATTTCCCCATCACCGACGAGAACATGAAGCTGATCGTACGCCTCAAGCTCAACCGTATCGTCAAGCGCATGAAAGAAAATCGCGAGGTGGAATTCGTATACGAAGACGCCGTAGTGGACGCCATCGCCGGCCGCTGCACCGACGTGGACTCCGGTGCCCGCAATGCGGACAACATCATGACCAATACCCTGCTGCCGGAAATGTCCCGGGAACTGCTCAGTCGGCAGGCCGACGGTGAGCAGATCAGCAGGGTGTCGGTAACCATGGACGGGGAGGGGTTTGCTTACGAAATTCTCTAA
- the tssE gene encoding type VI secretion system baseplate subunit TssE — protein sequence MGNAQASLLDRLIDEDPKSPGEPVQYRLVDERKIKGCVIRDLENLLNSRRDITHLPEQFRELNDSVATYGLKDFTAENTDSQKIRQFIRKDVERTIARFEPRLKDVKVVLSTGGKKERNLSFHISAVLVVDPIREPVAFDTFFDSIRKEYVVSG from the coding sequence ATGGGAAATGCTCAGGCGTCATTGCTGGACAGGCTCATCGACGAGGACCCCAAAAGTCCCGGAGAGCCTGTCCAGTACCGTTTGGTGGATGAACGTAAGATCAAGGGTTGCGTGATTCGGGATCTTGAGAATCTGCTGAACAGCCGACGGGATATAACCCACTTGCCGGAACAATTCCGTGAACTGAACGATTCCGTTGCGACATACGGGCTGAAGGATTTTACCGCCGAAAACACGGACAGCCAAAAAATCCGGCAATTCATCCGAAAGGATGTTGAGCGGACGATTGCCCGATTCGAGCCCCGTTTGAAAGACGTGAAGGTTGTGCTAAGTACCGGCGGGAAGAAGGAGCGCAACCTGAGTTTTCACATCTCCGCCGTACTGGTTGTCGATCCCATCCGGGAACCGGTGGCTTTCGACACCTTTTTCGATTCGATTCGCAAAGAATACGTGGTTTCCGGTTGA
- a CDS encoding tetratricopeptide repeat protein, with protein sequence MGPNRDRRNADDNKDERVSIDQAIRLAMELHKQSKLDQAEGLYREVLAVVPNHPDALHFLGLMHYQRGRVDEAIQAITCALAVAPEYVDAHNNLGNIHMEHKRFKEAEECYRRTVELAPGHLGALNNLGSVLRARGRPEEAEPVFRKALTISEDFFPLHYNLGNLLCEQGKVAEAVDHLFQAIVLDPEQADSKVMLGIALMTLGRKEEAVEHYRRWLKEDPHNPEALHLLAACSDGTAPDRASDNYVKSLFDRFADSFEDSLNVLGYRAPQLVSEALELACGKPKGTLDILDAGCGTGLCGPLLQPYSRKLDGVDLSEGMLNRARRTQSYHRLEEAELSGYLNDCKEEYDVIVSADTLCYFGELQTVFAAAGVALKKNGHFIFTVELADDLQAGENGNYRILPQGRYAHTESYLRQTARQFGLAPLRVQREVLRQEMGRPVKGLVVTLVPT encoded by the coding sequence ATGGGACCCAACCGAGACAGACGAAACGCAGACGATAACAAAGACGAGCGCGTTTCCATCGACCAGGCCATTCGGCTGGCCATGGAACTGCACAAGCAATCCAAACTGGATCAGGCCGAAGGGTTGTACCGTGAAGTGCTGGCAGTTGTCCCCAACCATCCGGATGCCCTGCACTTTTTAGGATTGATGCACTACCAGCGCGGCCGCGTGGATGAGGCAATCCAGGCAATCACCTGTGCGTTAGCGGTCGCTCCGGAATATGTGGACGCGCACAACAACCTGGGCAACATCCACATGGAGCATAAGCGCTTTAAAGAAGCCGAGGAATGTTACCGGCGGACCGTAGAATTGGCTCCCGGCCATCTTGGCGCGCTGAACAACCTGGGATCCGTATTGCGGGCCCGTGGGCGTCCGGAGGAAGCCGAGCCGGTGTTCCGGAAGGCATTGACAATCAGCGAGGATTTTTTCCCCCTGCATTACAACCTGGGGAATTTGCTTTGTGAACAGGGCAAGGTTGCCGAAGCCGTGGACCATCTCTTTCAGGCCATCGTTCTGGATCCCGAACAGGCCGATTCCAAAGTGATGCTGGGCATTGCCCTGATGACCCTGGGGCGAAAAGAAGAGGCTGTGGAACACTACCGGCGGTGGCTGAAAGAAGATCCGCACAATCCGGAGGCACTGCACCTGCTGGCGGCCTGTTCGGATGGTACGGCGCCGGACAGGGCTTCCGATAACTACGTGAAAAGCCTTTTCGACCGGTTCGCAGACAGTTTCGAGGACAGCCTCAATGTGCTGGGCTACCGCGCACCGCAGCTTGTGTCCGAGGCATTGGAACTGGCCTGCGGAAAACCAAAGGGAACTCTGGATATCCTGGATGCCGGCTGCGGCACGGGGCTGTGCGGCCCCCTTCTTCAACCCTATTCTAGAAAATTGGATGGTGTGGATCTTTCTGAAGGCATGCTCAACCGCGCCAGGCGAACCCAAAGCTACCATCGGCTGGAAGAAGCTGAATTGTCGGGCTATCTGAACGACTGCAAAGAAGAATACGATGTAATTGTCTCTGCAGATACCTTGTGCTACTTCGGTGAACTCCAGACGGTGTTCGCAGCCGCAGGCGTCGCCTTGAAAAAAAATGGCCATTTCATTTTTACCGTTGAACTTGCCGATGATTTACAGGCAGGGGAAAACGGAAACTACAGGATCTTGCCCCAGGGACGCTATGCCCATACCGAGAGCTATTTGCGACAGACAGCCCGCCAATTTGGTTTAGCTCCGCTGAGGGTTCAACGGGAAGTGCTGCGCCAGGAAATGGGACGCCCGGTAAAGGGTTTGGTTGTAACCCTAGTGCCGACATGA
- a CDS encoding type VI secretion system tube protein Hcp, with amino-acid sequence MAVDMFLKLAGDIKGESKDHKHKDEIDVLAWSWGVSQSGTFHMGGGGGGGKASFQDISVTKYVDKASNGLLRACSTGEALPTADLFVRKAGKKPLEYIVIKMKNVLVTSVSTGGSGGEDRLTENISLNFEEVEYTYTPQKADGSGDAPMPFKFNIGTNEFKG; translated from the coding sequence ATGGCTGTTGATATGTTCCTCAAACTGGCAGGAGATATTAAGGGGGAATCCAAGGATCACAAGCACAAGGACGAAATCGATGTGCTGGCTTGGAGTTGGGGCGTAAGCCAATCAGGCACCTTTCACATGGGTGGCGGCGGCGGAGGCGGGAAAGCAAGCTTCCAGGATATCAGCGTGACCAAGTACGTGGACAAGGCGTCCAACGGACTGTTGCGAGCTTGCTCCACTGGGGAGGCACTGCCGACTGCCGATCTCTTTGTCAGAAAAGCCGGGAAAAAACCACTGGAATACATTGTCATCAAGATGAAAAATGTTTTGGTAACATCGGTGTCTACCGGTGGATCGGGAGGAGAAGACCGGCTGACGGAAAATATCAGTCTGAATTTCGAGGAAGTCGAGTACACCTACACGCCCCAGAAAGCAGACGGTAGTGGAGACGCACCCATGCCTTTTAAATTCAACATTGGCACGAATGAATTCAAAGGCTGA
- the tssG gene encoding type VI secretion system baseplate subunit TssG, which produces MAPEKRQSDSGLSRQLLDRFYEFSFYRAVYLLERFADKRKKLADALVPSEEPVRFSAKKGFAFPPSDVSNLRAADEEHPAYMEVAFLGLTGPSGILPQWYTQLILAREREKDHTLADFLDLFNHRLITLFYLAWKKYRFPENYRPGARDRLSRYLLSLAGLGTPGLTEMIGLPEESLTFYSGLLSRPIASAVAIESAVAYFADAHVRVEQFIERIVDLEPADQTQLGTANATLGDDAICGSQVWESQTKFRVHLGPVGKEKFTRLMPTGDLLVPIFSLVRYMVGIEYEFEIRIYLRKEDVPLCRLGTEGPDAPMLGWTTWVSSPGYAYEEDIFFTFQEYDLKLVKF; this is translated from the coding sequence ATGGCCCCCGAGAAGCGGCAATCAGATTCTGGTTTAAGCCGGCAGTTGCTCGACCGATTTTACGAATTTTCGTTCTACCGGGCTGTCTACCTACTGGAGCGTTTTGCCGACAAGCGCAAAAAGTTGGCGGATGCGCTGGTTCCATCTGAGGAACCTGTACGGTTTAGCGCTAAAAAAGGCTTCGCTTTCCCTCCCAGCGACGTTTCCAATTTGCGTGCAGCCGATGAAGAACATCCAGCGTACATGGAAGTGGCTTTTCTGGGGTTGACCGGCCCATCCGGCATCCTGCCCCAATGGTACACCCAATTGATATTGGCGCGTGAGCGGGAAAAAGATCATACCCTGGCCGATTTTCTGGATCTGTTTAATCACAGATTGATCACGCTTTTTTACCTGGCCTGGAAAAAGTATCGCTTCCCGGAGAATTACCGACCGGGTGCCAGAGACCGACTTTCGCGATACCTGTTGAGTCTGGCAGGACTGGGGACACCGGGGCTGACCGAAATGATCGGCCTGCCCGAAGAGTCCCTAACTTTCTACAGCGGCCTGCTGTCGAGGCCTATCGCCTCGGCAGTGGCCATCGAGTCCGCCGTAGCTTATTTCGCAGACGCCCATGTGCGTGTCGAGCAGTTCATCGAACGCATCGTGGACCTCGAGCCGGCCGACCAGACCCAATTGGGAACCGCCAATGCAACCTTGGGTGACGATGCCATCTGCGGCAGCCAGGTGTGGGAGAGCCAGACGAAATTCCGGGTGCATCTGGGACCCGTAGGCAAAGAGAAATTTACCCGGCTCATGCCCACCGGCGACCTGCTGGTGCCCATTTTCTCCCTGGTCCGTTACATGGTGGGCATCGAGTACGAATTCGAAATACGCATCTACCTGCGGAAAGAAGATGTTCCTTTGTGCCGGCTGGGAACCGAAGGACCCGATGCACCGATGCTCGGCTGGACTACCTGGGTTTCTTCGCCGGGATATGCATATGAAGAGGATATCTTCTTTACGTTTCAGGAATATGATTTGAAACTGGTGAAGTTTTAG
- the tssF gene encoding type VI secretion system baseplate subunit TssF gives MEDRLLDYYERELTFIREMGAEFAQKYPKIAGRLLLEGDKCEDPHTERLIEAFALISGRIHKKIDDDFPELTESLLNIIYPHYINPVPSMSVVRFDPVKQNIQEGGYRIEKGAALFSKPVKGTPCRFTTTQDVRIWPVAVKSASLREPKKLIKGVVQVIEIELKSFNKLCLSKIDWKSLRFFLNGPHQHVFHLYELIFNHVCHIEYEVLKPDGGHTVVEGSTDCIQPVGFDEKEGMLPYSKRSFPGYLLLFEYFCFPEKFLFFDLGGLDRLKKEKTGDRMILRLFLNRMGKSDLVINADTFQLNVTPVANLFQRIAEPIRVEHRKTEYQVVPDIRRQNATEVYSVDQVTATLSGAGGTQKEYRPFYSTRHHLGDDGATEGQTFWHLQRQPSRKKGDRGTDVFLSFSDLNLKPTDPAEDVLTVRVTCTNRDLPSRLPFGDAAGDFNMESAAPVSRLSCILKPTPTRRPFLGSALQWRLVSHFSLNYMSLVEGGEHALKEILRLYDFNNSLATQQMISGIVSVGSRHITKRIKRSFCRGVEITITFDEDKYVGTGIFLFASVLERFLSQYVSVNSFSQLVMRTLQREEPVKIWPPRSGNQILV, from the coding sequence ATGGAAGACAGGCTTCTCGACTACTACGAACGTGAATTGACTTTCATCCGGGAGATGGGGGCCGAATTTGCCCAAAAGTATCCCAAAATTGCCGGTCGGCTACTGCTTGAAGGCGACAAATGCGAGGATCCCCACACCGAACGCCTGATCGAGGCCTTTGCCTTGATCAGCGGTAGAATTCATAAGAAAATTGATGACGATTTCCCGGAACTCACCGAATCGCTGCTCAACATCATATATCCCCACTACATCAATCCGGTTCCTTCCATGTCCGTGGTGCGCTTCGATCCCGTCAAGCAGAACATCCAGGAGGGGGGATACCGCATCGAAAAAGGCGCCGCTTTATTCTCCAAGCCCGTAAAGGGTACACCCTGCCGGTTTACCACAACGCAGGACGTGAGGATCTGGCCGGTAGCGGTTAAGTCTGCGTCCCTCCGGGAACCCAAAAAATTGATTAAGGGGGTCGTCCAGGTAATCGAGATCGAACTGAAGAGTTTCAACAAGCTGTGTCTTTCCAAGATCGATTGGAAGTCGCTGCGCTTTTTTCTCAACGGGCCCCATCAACATGTTTTTCATCTTTACGAACTGATTTTCAACCATGTATGCCACATCGAATACGAAGTGCTGAAACCGGATGGCGGCCATACCGTTGTCGAGGGCTCTACGGATTGCATTCAACCTGTGGGGTTTGACGAAAAAGAGGGGATGCTGCCGTATTCGAAACGTTCTTTTCCAGGCTACCTGCTGCTTTTCGAATACTTCTGCTTCCCGGAAAAATTCCTGTTTTTCGATCTGGGCGGACTGGACCGATTGAAAAAAGAAAAAACCGGCGACCGGATGATTTTGAGACTGTTTCTCAACCGCATGGGTAAATCGGACCTGGTGATCAACGCCGATACGTTTCAGTTGAATGTAACCCCCGTGGCCAACCTGTTTCAACGCATTGCCGAACCCATCCGGGTCGAACACCGCAAGACCGAATACCAGGTCGTGCCGGACATACGGCGCCAGAATGCTACTGAAGTATACAGCGTGGATCAGGTAACGGCGACGCTCTCCGGCGCCGGAGGCACCCAGAAGGAGTACCGGCCGTTCTATTCCACGCGCCACCATTTAGGCGACGATGGCGCCACCGAAGGACAGACCTTCTGGCACTTGCAGCGCCAGCCGTCCCGGAAAAAAGGAGACCGGGGGACGGATGTTTTTCTCTCTTTCTCCGATCTGAACCTGAAGCCAACGGATCCGGCCGAAGATGTCCTCACCGTGCGCGTCACATGCACGAACAGAGACCTTCCGTCACGGCTTCCCTTCGGAGACGCCGCCGGTGATTTCAATATGGAGTCGGCCGCTCCGGTATCCAGGCTCAGCTGTATTCTAAAGCCTACTCCCACACGGCGTCCTTTTCTCGGCAGTGCCTTGCAATGGCGCTTGGTTTCGCACTTTTCCCTGAATTACATGTCGCTGGTAGAAGGCGGCGAACATGCGCTCAAGGAGATCCTGAGACTCTACGACTTCAACAATTCCCTGGCCACCCAGCAGATGATCAGCGGCATCGTATCCGTTGGCAGCAGGCACATTACCAAACGCATCAAACGCTCCTTTTGCCGGGGAGTGGAGATTACGATCACCTTTGACGAAGACAAGTACGTGGGTACGGGTATATTTTTATTCGCCAGCGTGCTGGAACGCTTTTTATCCCAGTATGTATCCGTAAATTCATTTTCTCAGCTGGTAATGCGAACCCTTCAACGGGAGGAACCGGTCAAGATATGGCCCCCGAGAAGCGGCAATCAGATTCTGGTTTAA